CAATGACGAAGAGTGCCCCTAAAATGGCAATCAATGGCGTCAGTGGAAACCAAGGCGTGGAGAAAGGCCGCGGTTGTCCTGCTTGACGATGACGCAGCAAGAAGACCCCGATGAAAGTTGCCACATAGAAGCAATAGACGGTGAAAATACACAGGTCTGATAACCGATCGGGATTAAAGAAGAGAATCAGGATGCTGGCATAAGCCAAAATAACGGCTGTGGCGATAATTGGTTCGTGTGACTTTGGATTTAAGTAACGAAGCTGTTTGGAGAATGGAAGTTGGTGACGGTCAGCCATGGCGTAGACGATTCGTGGAAAGGTCATGATTTTGCCATTCAGACAGCCAACCATGGACACGATAATTCCGATATTCAGTAATCGACCACCGATTGTGCCAAAGGCAGCCTGGGCAAAGTATAGGGTGGTTTGTTGGCCGAGTTTGTGAATGGTTTCGGCGGGGACGAAGTGTAAAATCCCGTAGGTGACTAGCGTATAAGCGACCAAGACTAGTGAGATACCTAAGATGATGGCCCGGGGTAGCATTTTTTGCGGTTCTTTGATTTCGCCGCCCAAATTTGCGACTAAGATCCAACCATCATAGGCGAATAAAGTAGCTAAAACGGCGACACCAAAAGTGCCATTACTTTGACTGACCGATTGTAAAGTTTGCCCAAAAGCGGCTTGATTACCGAAGAACAACCCAAAGATAATGATGGCGATAATGGGTAAGAGCTTGCCCAAGGTTGTCACCATCTGAAAGGCCGCACCCCAGCGATTTTCAAACATATTTAAAATTCCGATTAAGACGATGACGCCAATTGAAAGTGGCGCTTGCCATTGGCTGGATAAATTGAAAAAGCCAACGAGTAAAATACCAAGATAAGCCCCAATGGAAGCAATAATTGCCGGCCCATAGATGACGACTTGCATCCAGCCGGATAAGAAGCCCCACAGCTTACCATAGATGGCTTCCATATAGACGTAAAGACCGCCTGTATGAGGCATTTGTGCCCCAACTTCAGCAATCGTTAGGCCAGCGGTTAACGTGATGAGGCCACCTAGTAGCCAAGCTAACAAGGCATTAGTAGTGGAGCCAGCACTGTCTAGAACGGATGACTGTTTGAAAAAAATCCCGGAACCAATAACGGTCCCGACAACTAAGGATAATGCGGACCAAAAGCCTAACGAACGGTTAAGCTTGGTCTTAGAGTTAGCAGCTTGCATGAAATGATAGCCTCGCTTTCGTTGAACAACCGGTGTAATTGAATGCATTTAGCATACCAAAAAAAAGTGATTATCGCAATTGGAAAAATGACGAATTTGCCCTTTTTTAGCCTTAATCACGAACTTATTAACTGATTGAAAGAATAAAAGTTCGACAAAATCACTTTTTGATATTTAGATAGCACTAAAATGTTCGCTTTTTATAATTATCCTAATGGCTGACGGCGACTGGCGATTTTGGCAGGGCTGATGAAGTCGAGTATAATGCTAGCATATGAGAGCGAGGAACGCAGAATGGTTATTGCAATTGTGACGATCCTGACACTGACCAGTGTTGGGTTATTTGGGCTGTTAGTCGTAACGGCTCATCGGCGCCAGGTGAAGTTAAGTGGTCGTGAATTTGGTATCGGGATAGGTATCGGAGCGGTGACTGACTTTTTGGATACGTTGGGGATTGGGAGCTTTGTGACGACGACAGCTATTTTTCAGGCGACTCATTATCTAAAAGATGAACGCAAGTTACCGGGGACCCTGAATACGGGACATGCCATTCCAACAGCCGTTGAGGCGCTGTTCTTCGTAACGACAGTTAAGGTTGAGGCTTGGACCTTAATCAGTCTGGTCTTAGCCGCCGCGATTGGTGCGGTACTAGGAAGTGAAGTAATGGTCAAGCTCAATCAACGCCGAATTCAGCTCATCATGGCGGGGGCCTTGGTCGTGACGGCAATCTTGATGGCGGCTAAGTTAGCCGGGTGGATTAGTCTCTTGGGGATTGCCAATCATGCGACTAGTTTACGTGGCTGGCCATTGGCAATTGGGATTGTTGGTAATTTTATTTTGGGATTATTGATGTCTGCTGGGGTTGGTCTATACGCCCCTTGCATGGTGATGGTGTATTTTCTAGGTTTGACGCCGATTGCTGCTTTTCCGATTATGATGTTGTCATGTGCGTTGCTCATGCCGAGTTCAGCCTTGAACTTTATTCGCCGTGACCGCGTGGATTATCGGGGCTTGTTTGGGATTATTTTGGGCGGCATTATCGGCGTTGTTTTAGCTGCAACTGTCGTTAAATCATTATCACTGACAGCTATTAGCTGGCTGATTGTGTGTGTGAGTCTTTGGACGGCGCAGTCATTATGGCGGGCGGTGGTTCGAACCCGTAGTGGGATGTCAACGAATTAAGGTTAAGCTAAAAGGCGGCTGTGACACAACTAGCCTTTGAAAAGTGAAAATGGACGTCCAACCGGGTTTTGGTTGGACGTCCATTTTTGATTGTATCGCTAGCTTAGGCTGGTGTGACTTCGTAATGTGCATACCGTTGGGCGTCAACTGGCGTTAATTCTACCGTCAATTGCGTCCCATCAGCTAAATAATCTGTCTTTAAAATGTTGGCGTGGTCATTCAAGTAGGCCACGACTTCACCGTCATTAAATGGAATCAGTAAAGTTTTGGTGACAAAGTTCTTGAAAACTTGCGCCTTGATAATCTGGGTCAAAAGTTGTAGCGATTTTTCATCCTTGGCCGCATAGATGAGTTGATCATCTTGCTGCGTGGGATAGGTCGCTTCGGTTAAGTCGGCTTTATTATAGGCATAAATCATTGGGACGTCATGCACGCCAATCGCCTTTAAGGTCGCTTCTGTGGTAGCCATCATTTCCTTGTAATGTGGATCCGAATAGTCGATTACTTGAATCAGTAAGTCGGCATTGGCGGCTTCTGACAAGGTTGACCGGAACGCATTAATTAAGTTATGTGGCAAGTTGCTAACAAAACCAACAGTATCACTTAAAAGCAACTGTTTGTTATCTGGAAAAGTTAACTGGCGAATACTGGTATCCAAGGTGGCAAATAGCATGTCTTTTTCAAAGACTTGCTTGTCATCACCTTTACCAAATAACCGGACCAAACCGTTCATGGTCGTTGACTTACCAGCATTGGTATAGCCAACTAAAGCGACGTTCGGCAGATTGGCCTTATCCCGTTGAGACCGGCGAACTTCTTCGTCCTTGTTCAATTCCTTTAGTTCATGCTTAGCATGGCTAATACGGTCTTGAATCGTCCGGCGATTTAATTCCAGTTGGGTTTCACCAGAACCACGGTTGGTATAGCCACCGCCACCACCAGCAGCGGCCCCGGCCTGTTGGTCAAGTCGGTTGGCAATACTGGTTCGTAAGCGCGGCAATTGATATTGGAGTTGGGCGATTTTTACTTGGAGCTGAGCTTCTTTACTACGAGCTCGATTCCCGAAAATCTCTAAAATAAGACCAGTCCGGTCGATGATTTGGAGCCCGGTTTCAGTTTCTAAGTTACGAACCTGACTAGGGGTTAAATCAGCGTTGACGACCATGACGTTTAATTCCTTGGCTTCAGCGATTTCTTTGATTTCAACCACTTTACCTTTACCGAAATAGGTTGCGCGGTTCGGTTTTTCTAAATTCTGATCGATGCGTAAAGCAGTCTGCATATTGTTTGCTTCAACTAAGGCTTCCAACTCAGACATCGCATAGTCATAATTGGTCATGGTTTTACCCATGCCGGCAATAATGACGGGTTGTACGATTGGTTCGGACATTCAATCACACTCCTGACGTGTTATAGTTACATCAAGTATAACATGCCTAATCAAAATATTAGCGATTAGCGAATTAGGGAAGTGATAAGTTTGGGGTATGTGTTAGATTTACGGCAAAAGGTGGGGCATCGGCCATTAGTCGTGGTCGGTGCCGCCATCATGGCGCAAAATGTAGCGGGACAATTGTTACTGGTACATCGTACAGATAATCAGTGTTGGGGATTGCCGGCTGGCTCGACCGAACCGGGGGAAGCAGTCACGACGACTGCTCGCCGTGAATTACAAGAAGAAACTGGGCTCACCGTTGAGACATTAACGTTAATGACGGTTTTTAGCGGGCCAAAAATGCACTACGTCTATCCGAATGGCGATGTGATTGATAGTGTCACGGTCTTATATCGTGGGCTGGTGACGGATGGAAAATTAATAACGCAACCCAATGAAACGGATGCGGCCACTTTTTTTGCTCCGACGGCATTACCGGCACCACTAACCCCGTTAACCGCTTGGATGTTACAGAATCTACCGGATTGACTGTGTTAATTAAATTTGCTATATTAAAAGGACTAATTAAACAGAACTGTCACCGGACAGCGTCGAACTAACTTCCTTAGGTCATTGCGGAGGTTAGGCGGCGCTGTCTTTTTAGTTGAGGAGGAAATTTAGAATGACTTGGATTTATTTAATCATTGCTGGTATTTTTGAAGTTGTGTGGGCGACGATGATGAAGTTAAGTGACGGGTTTAGTCAAATTGGCTATGCCGTTGCGACGATTATTGGGATGATTTTAAGTTTCGGCTTTTTAGCGCTAGCCACGAAACACTTACCGTTGAGTATTGCGTATCCAATCTGGACGGGGATTGGCGCAGTTGGCGCAATTCTGGTTGGCGTCGTCATATTTAAAGATCAGATTGCACCGCTAACATGGGTGTTTATTGCCATGTTGGTGATTGGAATTGTCGGGATTAAGGTTACTAGTTAAGAGTGTCAGCAAAGCCGGTTAGCCACCGAGCATAGCCTAGCTGGTGATTTGATGCGGGTTTAGCATCAGATGACTAGCGTAGCTAAGCGGAGGTTGCTGGCTTTGCTGGCACGTTTCGAATAGACAAGGGGATCCGGTTAGCCACCGAGCATAGCCTAGCTAGTGATTTGATGCAGGTTTAGCATCAGATGACTAGCGTAGCTAAGCGGAGGTTGCTGGCTTTGCTGGCACGTTTCGACGATATTGATACAAAAAACAGCCACTACCAGAAGTGTCAAAACTTCTGGTAGTGGCTGTTTGGCAGCAATCATTGAGCGGGGGACGAAATGTCGTCCCAACTTTTTGGCAACTTGCTTAAATTAAGTCTTCAGCGTAGTTGACCACGTGAATCTGGTCACCCTCCACGTCTAGGCGAGTGACGCTCCCATTTTTAGGACCAGTTGTGATATCCATATCAGGGGCAAAATGAGCCACAATGCTACGAATTGTCGTGCCATGTGAGACTAACAAGATTTTTTCATGATGATCATGATGGGCTTTTAGATAATCAAAGCCTTGGTTGACCCGCGCCCAATAGCGAGCTTCGTCTTCGGCTTCGTGAAAGGGATCGATTGTCCGCATTAAGTCGCGGGTTTTGTCGATTGGCAGGTAAGCCAATAGTTCATGTAAACTAGTGACGCCATAGTCTTTGCCGACGAGTGACCACGTCCGACTAGAATCATCGCCTTCAAAATAGCCATAAAAGACTTCGCGAAAATTGGCGAGGGTGGTGACGGTCGGCTGCTTTGTTGGTGCGGCGGCCATGATTAAGTTAGCAGTATCAATTGCGCGTTTAGAGTCACTGGCGTAATAATGGGCAAAATTAACAGGTGCTAAAGCCTGGCCAACTTGGGTCGCCATCGCTTGGCCGCGTTCGGTTAAAGGCGAATCCGACCAACCTTGCATCCGATTGAATACATTAAAATAAGTCTGGCCGTGGCGCACCAAATAAATCGAAAATTGTGACATTACACTACTCCTTCGTTAGTTGAGCTGGTCCTTTTTTCCAAAGTAATCAACGTGAATCGTATCATCGCTAATGGTGAATTTCGTGACACTACCGTTTTGAGGGCGATCTGGTGAGGTTAGGTGTCCATATTTAGCGGCCATGCTAAAGATGGTATTACCGTGGCTAACTAATAACACCTGATCGCCGTCATGGTGGGTGGCCCGTAGTCGGGCAATGCCACCGTTAACGCGGGTCCAAAACTCGGCGTTATCTTCAGCTTGGTGGAAAGGATCAGCCGCCTTAGCGAAGTCCTTGGCTTTTTCAATGCCATACTTCTCAATAATTGCAGATAGGGTCGGTGCTTGATGGGGCGCACCAATCATGTACCAGGTCTGCGAAGTATCATCACCTTCAAAGTAACCGTAGAAGGCTTCGCGAAAAGCTGGCATCGGGGTAACGGCAAGTGAAGCATTACCGCTACTAGGCAAAATTAAGTTGGCGGTTGTCATGGCACGTGACATGTCACTGGCGTAAGCCGCATCAAAATGAATACCCGCTAATAATTGACCGGCTTTTTTAGCATCAGCCTCACCAACGGCTGTTAGTGGCGAATCACACCAGCCTTGCATACGGCGATATTTATTAAAGTAAGTTTGACCGTGACGAATCATATAAACAGAAAAAGTAGACATGTCTAAACTCCTCAATCCTCATTTTTCGGGCTAAAAGCCCCGTTAGTTCATTCTAGCATATTAGTTGACAGTCGCTAAGGCTTGTCGGATAAGTGGCGCCGCTTGCTTGCTCCCCGTAAAGATTAACCGATCCCCATACTGAATTGTGGTACTACCATTGGGCACGATGACGCGGCGATTGCGGATCACCTGACTAATGGTAATATCTTTAGCAAATTGGAGATTCTTAATCTGAACATTGGTGTATAAGCGGTTGGCGACACGGACTTCGTAAATACTATTCTCAGTATCGCGTAACATCAACAAGGTCGATGGTGATTCGATGAGTGACCGGAGTAATGTAATGTTAGCTTCCGGGGTGTTGTAAACTTCAACGCCCAAGTCGCGTAGTTCGTCTTCATGTTCATTCAATACGTTACGGTCTTCAAAGCGAACGATAATCCGGCGAACACCATACGTATTAGCTGCTTTGGCCAACTCATAGTTCCGTTCGGCATCAATATGACCGAGCACTAAAATGTCGGTATCAAAGACGCCTTGCGCTTCAAGTTCTTCGGCGGTAAAGTTCTCCAGCAGTTGAACGGGGGCTTGGGCATGATAGGTCTTGTAATTTTGCGGATGATTGGTAAACATTTGTACATCGTACCAGCCTTTACGTAATTGTTGGGCGACCGGCACGGTACTGAGATTGGCACCGATAAAATGGACCGATGTCTTGACCAAATCTTCTTTTTCAGCGGAATAAAATTTATTAAAAATTAATGGTGAGACGACACAAGTTAATAGGGCGGCCAACAGGAATGCCCCGGATTGGTCGGTCGTAATCGTCTTCATTGACTTGGCAACCCGTAAAATAGCTAAGACCATTGTCATGGTGGTGGCAGTTAGTGCGGTTCCGGCCAAGGCATTGGCTTGTTTGAAGCGTAGTTTTAGGACCCAGTAACCACCGAGCTTCGCAATCATATAGGCGAAGAAAAACAATGGAATCAGCAGTAGCGTCTTCCCACTCGTTAGTAAAGTACGCAAATTTAGGTCGACACCCGTGGAAATAAAGAAGATCGGAATAAAAAAGCCATAACCAATCGAGTCAAGTCGTTCGCGAGTACTTTCATTTGGTTGCAGTAATTTAAGGACAATCCCGGCGACGAAAGCGCCTAAAATATTTTCAGCGCCCACAGATTCCGCAACGGTGACCATGGTGACGATTAAGAAAAAGGCCAGCCGGATATCCAATTGAGTGGTTGATTTATTGATATTTTGATAAAAATGGAAAAAAGGTTTAAACCGCAAAAGTAAAACTGCGGCGACGGCTAAAATTAATAATAAGAGCCATAAACTTTGAGAATTACTCCCAAAAATAGAGGCGTACAAAGTCAGGCCCATCATCGGGATCAATTCCCCAAAGACAGAAATTAGGAGGATTGTTTGCCCGAAGGCTTTACTGAGCAGTTCCTTTTCTTTGAGCGCTGCAATGACGATGCCTAAAGAAATCGTGGCAAATAAAATTGTCGCTAGCCCAAAATCGCTGAACAAGCCGGTGACTTTGAAAGTGGCTGCTAGTAATAATGATAAAATCAAGACTGTACTATAGGCATAGACCGATAGCCGAACTGGGGAATACTTTGGTAAACTCCCGGCTTGTTTTTGTTCCAATGGTGTTAGTGCGGCGCGCCGTTTTTTAAATAAGCTGAAATCAATTTCGAGCCCACTTAAGAATAATAAGACAATGACGCCAATCGTGGATAATTGAGAAATTGACGTATTCATTGAGACCAGATTGAATAGGCTGGGACCGAGAATAATCCCAACAATAATTTCCATAACGGCGGTTGGCAAGCTATTGATTTTGAATTTTGCCATCACCAATGGGATGAGTAATGCGGCAAATAAAATAATGACTAATGATACTTGATCCATATTAATTCCTCAATTCATTAATAAACTTTAAGTTGATTATCTTCGAAACCCCAGAAAGCTTCATTTAAGTTGGGGTCGGTAAAGACTTTTAATAATTGGGCGATTCCAGGCGCTAACTTGGCGGTTGCCAGAGTAGTCAATGGGTGCCAACTGATGGCGCCCTCATAGGACCCAGCGAGGAGGTTGCCAGTGTAATCGGTGGTCGTGTACAGTGTCCCTAAAGACACATCACCAGCGGCATTTTCAACCCAGGTAACGGTCCCTACGAGTTTTAGGTGTGATACTGTGAGACCCGTCTCTTCACGAACCTCACGCTGCATGGCGGTGACTTGGCTTTCGCCGGGGTCAACATGTCCACCTGGTAAAGTTAACCCGGGCCATTGTGAATCGATTTTATTTTCAACAACGACTTCATGGGTGACGGGATTCATGATTAAGCACATGTTAACGAGTTCCGCCCGCACGGTGCGATCGTGATGTTCATGTGTCGCTTTTGTTAATAACCACTCGCTAGCTTTGCCGTTGATACTAGTGATAAAGAGGGATTTTGCGGCATAGTAGTCCGGTACCGCTGCAGCTTTAGTCCGCACCGCAGTATATTTACGACTATCCGTACGATGGGCGTTCAAATAATCCCGAAAATTAATCAAGCGCTGATATTGCGTGGCGTCAGTGAAAAAAATCAACTGAAAGGCCTGCCCCTGAATGGTTAGCTGATAAGTCTGGGGCTGATTAGGCACTGGTGTCGCAGCTAAAGCCTTAGTAGCGGCCGTCATGTCGGTTACCAGAAGCGCAATATCAATAATTGGTTGTGCCGGAATGGTTGGAATTGCGGTACTACCAACGTGACTGCTGGCTTTGAACCAAGGTGATAGCGATTGTTTTAATTGTTGCTGAAAATTGGTCGCCGCAGTTTGCCAACTAGGTCGGTAAGCGACGAATTGCCTCGTTTGCATGCGTGCAACACCTCCAAAATATTATAATCCTATGAAAGGATACACTTTTTGTAAATATTTTGAAAGGATTTACCTAGGGTATAGCTTGAGTCACACTGTAAAAATTTAATACTGAAGTTGGATGGAGAATAAAAAAAGTTGCTGCAAGAATTGACAACATCTTGCAACAACTGTCTGGCATCAATCATCAAATGGATTGAAATACGTTCTGAAAGTTAAGGTTTATTTTCTAATTAAGTTAGATGGATGCGCGTCGTCGCAGGGTTTTGAATAAGGTAATCCCAATCGCTGGAATTAAAGCACAAGCGAGAATTCCTAAGAAGAATAGTGATAGATGCGCCTGCACAAAGCTGATGGAACCAAAGAAATAACCTAGTGAACAGCCAACGGTTACCCACAGGCCAACACCGACTAGATTCCAAATGGCGAACGCTTTTTTAGGCATTTTAGCCGAACCAGCCATTAGTGGGACGAACGTGCGAATTAAAGGAACGAACCGGCCTAACATAACGGCGCGGGACCCATACTTCGCAAAGAATGTTTGGGCTAGTCGTTGTTTGTCAGCTGGCAAATGGCGTTGTAGCCACGGCCATTGAATGAGATGATGACCGATTTCAAAATTAACTGTATCACCGATTACCGCTGCAAAGAAGAAGACTGGTACTAAAATTTGAATGTTTAAAGTGGTGTGGGTCGCAGCCATCGTACTGGCTAAAAAGATTAACGATTCGCCGGGTAAAAATGGAAAGACCACCATCCCAGTTTCTAGGAAGATGACCGCAAATAGCGTGATATAACTCCAGTTGCCCAACGTGACTAATAGGGGACCGATGAATTGTTCTAAATGGGTTAAAATCTCGATTAGATTGGTCAAAGGCATCACCTCCAATAAAGTTATATCTATTTTAGTCGCTTCAAAGATGAAATGCTAGTGTAAGCGTTAACACTTTGGCTAATTTAACTGAATCATAACTTCGATAATGGAATGTTTATACTTTAACCACATTAATTGTGGAAATTCAGGCAACTGGTGGGTTATTGATTGAGTCATGGCCGGGATAGTGCTAAACTTATTCATCGATATTTAGGAATGGAGGACTCTGATGGCAAAGTCAATTAAAGCTTCAGAACAACAGCATCTGGACCACGTTGTGGCAAAGATTCGAATCGCCGAGGACCAACAAAGTCATACCATTGAACGGTCCGAACACGATCAGGCTGATATTAAGCAAAACTTTTATAATGATGTCAATATTAAGACTGATAGTTATGAAGGCATGATGGAAACCGGGTTGTCAGTTCGGCAGCAACAACAAATGTTGGATGAGCGCCAAAATAGTTGGCAACATGCGACTAAACAGTTGTCCACGCTGAAAAAGTTAGAAAAAAATGCGTATTTTGCGCGATTGGATTTTCATGAAGCGGGTGAACCAGCCACTGAAACCATCTACATTGGCTTGAGCTCTTTTTCCGATACGCCGGATCATTTCTTGATTTATGACTGGCGGGCTCCAATTTCCAGTATTTATTACGATGGTGGTTTAGGACAAGTTACTTACCAAACACCGGATGGGTTACAGCAAGTTGATGTGCAATTAAAACGCCAATTAATGGTGGCTGATGGTCAGATTGTCACTGTCTATGATACGGAAGAAGCCGTGGGAGATTCGATGCTCCTTGAAGTGTTGGATGAAAAATCTGATGTTAAGATGAAGAGCATCGTCACGACGATTCAAAAAGAACAAAATACGATTATTCGTGATACGAGTTCCGATTTACTCTTCGTGCAAGGGGCGGCCGGTTCTGGGAAAACTTCATCCGTGCTGCAACGAGTGGCTTACTTGCTTTATCGGTATCGTGGCAAGCTGAATGCGGGCCAAGTTATTTTGTTTTCACCAAATCAATTATTTAATGATTATATCAATCAGGTGTTGCCAGAATTAGGCGAACAAAACATGGTCCAGATGACATATTATCAGTACGCGTCATATCGATTACCACAGATGCAAGTCGAAACATTACAACAACGATTTGAAACTGAAAATACGGCGACGATGGCTAAAATCACTAAATTAGAAGGTAGCTTAGCCTTCTTTAAAGCGGTGACTACCTATGGCCGTCATTTGGAACGTGCCGATATGCGGTTCCGGAATATCACATTGAATGACGACGTGATTATTCCACGGGCTAAAATCAAAGAAATTTATTATTCATTTAATGAAAACTATCATTTAGGGAATCGGTTATCAGCGACTAAGGAAGCACTCATTAAGATTTTGAATCGAAAAGTTCAATCTGAAATGCGGACCAAATGGGTTGAAGAAACGGTTCAAGATTTGTCGCGTGAAGAACAAAATGAATTATATGGCAATCAACCACGAGAATTTAAAAACGGGGATGAAGAGTTTAACTTTTTAGCCCGTAAGATTGTCATGCAACGGTTGGGACAAGCACGTACGCAAATCGTCCGTAACCGATTTTTAAGTATTAACATGCAATATGCCCACTTTTTGCGGCAAGTTCCTGAAATCTTAGATCTGACCCAATATGACATCACCCCTGCCGAATGGGAGGCTGCGGTGGTTCGTAAGCTGGCTGAAGTTAAAGAACGGCATATCTCGTTGACGACTGTTTCGGCGTATATGTACTTGCATGATTTAATGACTGGAAAAAAAGGGCAACGGGATATTCGGTTTGTCTTTTTAGATGAAATTCAAGATTACAATGCGTTTCAGTTGGCGTTCTTGCAATTTAGTTTTCCACAGGCTCGGTTTACCATGCTCGGTGATTTGAATCAGGCTATCTTTACTAAGGAAAATAGCCATACCTTGATTGGCGAGTTGGAAACGTTGTTCGATCCAGAAAAAACGCGAGTCGTTCAATTAACGAAGTCGTATCGGTCGACGCAACAAATCACTGATTTCACGAAAGAAATCTTAGTGAACGGGGAAGCTGTCACGGCCTTTGATCGCCAAGGTGACTTGCCTAATCTAGCGGTTACTGCAAACTTTGAGCAAGCAGTTGATCAAGTTGTGCAACAACTGGCCGCTAACGAGTCCGATCGGGATACAACGGCTATTATTGGGAAAACGCTGGCGGAATGTGAACAACTCACCACGGCCTTAAAGGCGCGCGGTGAGCATGTGACGTTAATTCGCACCGAAAATCAACGACTGGCGCCGGGCGTCATTGTAG
This genomic window from Lactobacillus sp. CBA3606 contains:
- the helD gene encoding RNA polymerase recycling motor HelD yields the protein MAKSIKASEQQHLDHVVAKIRIAEDQQSHTIERSEHDQADIKQNFYNDVNIKTDSYEGMMETGLSVRQQQQMLDERQNSWQHATKQLSTLKKLEKNAYFARLDFHEAGEPATETIYIGLSSFSDTPDHFLIYDWRAPISSIYYDGGLGQVTYQTPDGLQQVDVQLKRQLMVADGQIVTVYDTEEAVGDSMLLEVLDEKSDVKMKSIVTTIQKEQNTIIRDTSSDLLFVQGAAGSGKTSSVLQRVAYLLYRYRGKLNAGQVILFSPNQLFNDYINQVLPELGEQNMVQMTYYQYASYRLPQMQVETLQQRFETENTATMAKITKLEGSLAFFKAVTTYGRHLERADMRFRNITLNDDVIIPRAKIKEIYYSFNENYHLGNRLSATKEALIKILNRKVQSEMRTKWVEETVQDLSREEQNELYGNQPREFKNGDEEFNFLARKIVMQRLGQARTQIVRNRFLSINMQYAHFLRQVPEILDLTQYDITPAEWEAAVVRKLAEVKERHISLTTVSAYMYLHDLMTGKKGQRDIRFVFLDEIQDYNAFQLAFLQFSFPQARFTMLGDLNQAIFTKENSHTLIGELETLFDPEKTRVVQLTKSYRSTQQITDFTKEILVNGEAVTAFDRQGDLPNLAVTANFEQAVDQVVQQLAANESDRDTTAIIGKTLAECEQLTTALKARGEHVTLIRTENQRLAPGVIVVPSFLAKGLEFDAVIVWNVNAENYQREDERQLLYTICSRAMHELTIVAIGALSPLLARVDAQLYTMAAIKVEK